Proteins encoded together in one Tripterygium wilfordii isolate XIE 37 chromosome 14, ASM1340144v1, whole genome shotgun sequence window:
- the LOC120014694 gene encoding uncharacterized protein LOC120014694 produces MACLDMYNNSDHKAQYCAPMSPRISFSNDFADSQHQQHIVKQESSRSSFSRDQGPVSTDFEFSVTNNYSMMSGADELFFKGRLLPFKDNNKTTLREELLAGDDGDDDIMPSSLKPPKSSTRWKGLLGLKRNHIGSSKKAEKSSEVCESRRPAGFVHEEMSKTTSQEMLSESTSSNCRDWEVGI; encoded by the exons atggCATGCTTAGACATGTATAACAATTCAGATCACAAAGCTCAATACTGTGCTCCTATGAGCCCAAGAATCTCCTTCTCCAATGATTTTGCTGACTCACAACACCAACAACATATTGTCAAGCAAGAGAGTAGTAGAAGCTCATTCTCAAGAGATCAAGGACCAGTGTCCACAGACTTTGAATTCTCAGTCACAAACAACTATTCCATGATGAGTGGTGCTGATGAGCTTTTCTTTAAGGGTAGGTTGCTGCCATTTAAAGACAACAACAAGACCACTCTTAGAGAAGAGCTGCTAGCAGgggatgatggtgatgatgatattATGCCATCTTCACTTAAACCTCCTAAGAGTTCCACCAGGTGGAAGGGACTTCTGGGTCTGAAAAGAAATCATATTGGCTCATCCAAGAAAGCTGAAAAGAGTAGTGAAGTGTGTGAGAGTAGAAGGCCTGCAGGTTTTGTCCATGAAGAGATGAGCAAGACTACTTCACAG GAAATGTTAAGCGAGTCTACGAGTTCAAATTGCAGAGATTGGGAGGTTGGGATATAG